Proteins encoded within one genomic window of Anopheles gambiae chromosome 3, idAnoGambNW_F1_1, whole genome shotgun sequence:
- the LOC133393040 gene encoding regulator of microtubule dynamics protein 1-like: MSAEELKLLDELFESCQYQDSLDMIEKLTDGRDSCEVKWRLARTVFFLSKQSTIDDEKEKLVREAFGHASAALDADGDNFGANKWYGAILSEKAALDGVTERIKQLENVQKHFQRAVALNGTSDPGIWHMLGQFNYKLSEVNWITRKLINSVAPNPPTASYAEALECFTKAETIKPGFYALNLLYLGKCHLALKQPGEAKAWLERAAAVEVRCEDDRICREEATELLRKL, from the exons ATGTCGGCCGAAGAGTTGAAGCTGCTGGACGAGCTGTTCGAGAGCTGCCAGTACCAGGACTCGCTGGACATGATCGAGAAGCTAACG GACGGACGGGACAGCTGTGAGGTGAAGTGGCGCCTCGCCAGGACCGTGTTTTTCCTCTCCAAGCAGTCCACCATCGACGACGAGAAGGAGAAGCTCGTCCGGGAGGCGTTCGGGCACGCATCGGCCGCCCTGGACGCGGACGGGGACAACTTCGGCGCCAACAAGTGGTACGGCGCCATCCTGTCCGAGAAGGCCGCCCTGGACGGGGTGACCGAGCGCATCAAGCAGCTGGAAAACGTGCAGAAACACTTCCAGCGCGCGGTCGCCCTGAACGGGACGTCCGATCCGGGCATCTGGCACATGCTCGGGCAGTTCAACTACAAACTGTCCGAGGTGAACTGGATCACCCGCAAGCTCATCAATTCGGTCGCCCCGAACCCACCGACCGCCTCGTACGCGGAGGCGCTGGAATGCTTCACCAAGGCCGAAACCATCAAGCCCGGCTTCTACGCGCTCAATCTGCTGTACCTTGGCAAGTGCCATCTGGCGCTGAAGCAGCCGGGCGAGGCGAAAGCGTGGCTCGAGCGGGCCGCCGCCGTCGAGGTGCGGTGCGAGGACGACCGGATCTGCCGCGAAGAGGCCACCGAACTGTTGCGGAAACTGTAA